One genomic region from Rubinisphaera margarita encodes:
- a CDS encoding SMI1/KNR4 family protein, which produces MTSDDIAAIERALGFSVPLAYSNVVTNYPPALADTEAPDFGLFDDPTLVIDANREVRENGYFGEQWPDQYVIIGENGCGDCYVVTRDVTKFSVGFADHAAKECNLFADSLDDFVARLIAEQDDE; this is translated from the coding sequence CGCTGCCATCGAACGAGCTCTCGGTTTCTCCGTTCCCCTGGCATACTCCAACGTGGTGACGAACTATCCGCCCGCGTTAGCCGACACGGAAGCACCGGATTTCGGTCTTTTCGACGATCCAACGCTCGTCATCGATGCCAATCGTGAGGTCCGTGAGAACGGATACTTTGGCGAGCAGTGGCCGGATCAATACGTGATCATCGGTGAAAACGGATGCGGCGACTGCTACGTCGTGACCAGAGATGTCACGAAATTCTCGGTCGGTTTCGCGGATCACGCGGCGAAGGAATGCAATCTGTTCGCGGATAGCCTGGATGATTTTGTCGCCAGGCTGATCGCGGAACAGGACGACGAATAA
- a CDS encoding DUF1553 domain-containing protein, with protein sequence MSTLLRFCLLSFCIVLAASGGSNLHAEELPLEQVKFFETHIRPLLVEHCISCHGPDKQKGELRLDLKQGALTVGGESGPSIIPHKPDESLLLEAVRYESYEMPPDGQLAADKIALLEKWIANGAVWPDDADGEVLQSSSTITEEDRNWWAFRPMQDSTLPEVQNPEWCVNDIDHYVLARLEQAELVPASPAAKRDLIRRVYFDTIGLPPTADEIEAFVTSEDPRAYEKLVDRLLEDPRFGEHSARQWLDLVRYAESDGYRQDAYRPNAWRYRDYVIDALNNDKPYDQFIREQLAGDELYPDDPESLVATGFLRLGVYEYNQRDVRTHWQEILNEMTDVTSDVFLGLGMGCARCHNHKFDPILQSDYYGLQAFLSPVLWRDEEPLLKSQERAAYQEQMKEWEAATHEIREKIAEIESPVMTSLANSSVNKFPDDIQQMMRKPIEDREPLEHQLAELANRQVLEQRAKLKSRLKGEKLERWQALQEELAKFDDLKPKSPPVAPTVTDVGQHAPPTILKTRIRETTVEPHFIEVLSTRTPTILPTPGEETTGRRAALANWLTQPGHPLTARVMVNRLWQRHFGRGLVSSASDFGSLGEPPTHPELLDWLALRFVEGGWKMKPLHRMILLSATYRQSSFLQDNPLASSRAMLVDPQNALLWRANRFRLNADQLRDAMLHATGELSDSSGGPSVTSTSNRRSIYTRLIRNKQEELFSAFDAPRGTSSVSDRNRTTTATQALLLMNGSWILDRSARLAQGVVSQTGRDDLATSVEALYRRILKRSPQPQELEGATGFLEVVLAEAREAAEAETTGPWSYAEMPARSGQAIELERDAKVYPPMTSADLLDSADEFTLEAIVLLNSLYDDATVNTIVSQWDNNNQRAGYALGVTSKKSAYQPRNLILQLVGKTNSGGTKYEVIASDLHLDLETPYYVAVRVKLDDTGETGVTFTVQELSDNTPLQTANVKHQVVSGFTSPQLSTIVGGRHGSTRHRWDGLIDQVRITPKVLADDQLLLNSEELPSSTVADWRFEKSLEDSSGKKHPLRSGGTTGGDPYEKALADLAHVLLNSNEFLYVD encoded by the coding sequence ATGTCGACGCTGCTTCGTTTCTGTCTGTTGAGCTTCTGTATCGTGCTGGCCGCCTCAGGCGGATCGAACCTGCATGCCGAAGAGCTGCCGCTTGAACAGGTCAAGTTCTTCGAAACCCACATTCGCCCGCTCCTGGTCGAACACTGCATTTCCTGCCACGGACCGGACAAGCAGAAGGGGGAACTCCGGCTCGATCTGAAGCAGGGCGCCCTGACAGTCGGGGGGGAATCGGGACCGTCCATCATTCCGCACAAGCCGGACGAAAGTCTGCTGCTCGAAGCGGTCCGTTATGAATCGTACGAGATGCCGCCCGACGGTCAGCTGGCGGCTGACAAGATTGCGTTGCTGGAAAAGTGGATCGCGAATGGAGCTGTCTGGCCAGATGATGCGGACGGAGAAGTGCTCCAGAGCAGTTCGACGATTACCGAGGAAGACCGCAACTGGTGGGCGTTCCGTCCGATGCAGGATTCGACGCTGCCGGAGGTGCAGAATCCGGAGTGGTGCGTCAACGACATCGATCATTACGTGCTGGCCCGTCTCGAACAGGCTGAGCTTGTCCCGGCGAGTCCAGCCGCGAAACGGGATCTGATCCGCCGCGTCTACTTCGATACGATCGGGCTTCCCCCGACAGCGGACGAGATCGAAGCCTTCGTGACCAGTGAGGATCCGCGGGCGTACGAGAAGCTGGTCGATCGGCTGCTTGAAGATCCCCGCTTTGGTGAGCACTCCGCACGGCAATGGCTCGACCTGGTGCGGTATGCCGAATCGGATGGCTACCGCCAGGATGCATACCGGCCGAACGCCTGGCGATATCGTGACTATGTGATCGATGCCCTCAATAACGATAAACCGTACGATCAGTTTATTCGCGAACAACTCGCCGGAGACGAACTTTATCCTGATGATCCGGAGAGTCTGGTCGCGACTGGTTTTCTCCGTCTGGGGGTCTACGAATACAACCAGCGGGATGTCCGCACACACTGGCAGGAAATTCTCAACGAGATGACGGATGTCACCAGCGACGTCTTTCTCGGTCTGGGGATGGGCTGTGCGCGGTGTCACAATCACAAGTTCGACCCGATTCTGCAGAGCGACTACTACGGCCTGCAGGCGTTTCTTTCTCCGGTCCTCTGGCGGGATGAAGAGCCGTTGCTGAAGTCGCAGGAACGGGCGGCGTATCAGGAGCAGATGAAGGAGTGGGAAGCGGCGACCCATGAGATTCGGGAGAAGATCGCCGAAATCGAATCGCCAGTCATGACGTCGCTGGCGAACAGTTCGGTCAACAAGTTCCCCGACGATATCCAGCAGATGATGCGGAAGCCGATTGAGGATCGTGAGCCGCTCGAACATCAGCTGGCCGAACTGGCCAATCGCCAGGTGCTCGAACAGCGGGCGAAACTCAAGTCGCGACTGAAAGGGGAGAAGCTCGAACGATGGCAGGCTCTGCAGGAAGAACTGGCGAAGTTCGATGATTTGAAACCGAAGTCGCCCCCGGTCGCTCCGACTGTCACCGATGTCGGCCAGCACGCGCCCCCGACCATTCTGAAAACGCGCATCAGGGAGACGACGGTCGAGCCGCACTTCATCGAAGTGTTGTCGACTCGCACGCCGACCATTCTGCCGACGCCCGGCGAAGAAACGACCGGACGTCGAGCCGCCCTGGCGAACTGGCTGACGCAGCCGGGTCATCCGCTGACGGCTCGCGTGATGGTGAACCGTTTGTGGCAGCGTCACTTCGGTCGCGGCCTGGTGTCTTCGGCCAGCGACTTTGGAAGTCTCGGAGAGCCGCCGACGCATCCCGAGCTGCTCGACTGGCTGGCGCTGCGGTTTGTCGAAGGGGGCTGGAAGATGAAGCCTCTGCATCGGATGATCTTGCTCTCGGCGACCTATCGGCAGTCGAGTTTTCTGCAGGACAACCCGCTGGCATCGAGCCGAGCCATGCTCGTCGATCCTCAGAACGCCCTGCTCTGGCGGGCGAATCGATTCCGGCTCAACGCTGATCAACTGCGGGACGCCATGCTGCATGCAACCGGAGAACTGAGTGACAGCTCCGGCGGCCCTTCAGTGACGTCGACATCCAACCGGCGTTCGATCTACACGCGATTGATTCGGAACAAACAGGAAGAACTCTTCAGTGCGTTCGACGCTCCACGCGGCACGTCCAGTGTCTCTGACCGCAACAGGACAACGACAGCCACGCAGGCACTGCTGTTGATGAACGGCAGCTGGATTCTCGATCGATCGGCCAGGCTGGCTCAGGGAGTTGTCAGCCAGACGGGAAGGGATGATCTTGCGACTTCCGTCGAGGCGCTCTACCGCCGGATCCTGAAACGTTCGCCTCAGCCTCAGGAGCTGGAGGGTGCGACGGGTTTCCTTGAAGTCGTACTGGCTGAGGCACGTGAGGCCGCGGAAGCGGAGACAACAGGGCCGTGGTCCTATGCCGAGATGCCAGCTCGTTCGGGGCAGGCGATCGAACTGGAACGGGACGCGAAAGTCTATCCGCCAATGACTTCGGCCGACCTGCTGGACAGTGCGGACGAGTTCACTCTGGAAGCAATTGTGCTGCTGAATTCGCTTTATGACGACGCAACTGTGAACACGATCGTCTCGCAATGGGATAACAATAATCAGCGTGCTGGTTATGCTCTCGGCGTCACGAGCAAGAAGTCGGCTTACCAGCCGCGCAACCTGATTCTGCAGCTGGTCGGTAAGACCAACTCAGGGGGAACGAAGTACGAAGTCATCGCATCCGATCTGCATCTTGATCTGGAGACGCCCTACTATGTGGCGGTGCGAGTGAAGCTCGACGACACCGGAGAAACGGGTGTGACCTTCACCGTTCAGGAACTGTCGGACAACACACCGTTGCAGACGGCGAACGTGAAGCATCAGGTCGTCAGCGGGTTCACTTCGCCTCAGCTCTCCACGATCGTCGGCGGGCGGCACGGTTCGACGCGGCATCGCTGGGACGGACTGATTGATCAGGTGCGGATCACGCCGAAGGTTCTGGCGGACGATCAGCTGCTCCTCAACAGCGAAGAGTTGCCCTCTTCCACGGTGGCCGACTGGCGTTTCGAGAAGTCGCTCGAAGATTCTTCCGGGAAGAAGCATCCGCTTCGAAGCGGCGGAACCACCGGCGGGGATCCCTATGAGAAAGCCCTCGCCGATCTGGCTCACGTGCTGCTCAACTCGAACGAGTTTCTCTACGTCGACTGA
- a CDS encoding enoyl-CoA hydratase/isomerase family protein: MRDPDIPQTTVDLSIADQVATLTLSGPKGIQTLGTATRQALHEAIEQLEQNAEVRIVVVRGTGRTFVAGADIQEFRGITEKQARVLVEDGQALMNRLADLSCVKIAAINGPCAGGGWELALACDYRIAVDSARIGLPEVSLGLLPCWGGTVRMTEMFGSSPAKKLILRGDLIPAGEALQLGLIDDVAAPEELDATLEARIQSLLSRSPFAQREAARAISRISARHHQTQLGMADELNAFLKCVAAGQVEIGVQAFLDKTPPQWG; the protein is encoded by the coding sequence ATGAGAGACCCCGATATTCCCCAGACCACCGTCGATCTTTCGATCGCCGACCAAGTCGCAACCCTGACGCTCTCCGGCCCCAAGGGCATTCAGACGCTCGGGACGGCAACGCGCCAGGCATTGCACGAAGCCATCGAACAGCTCGAACAGAACGCCGAAGTCCGCATCGTTGTTGTTCGCGGCACGGGTCGGACGTTCGTGGCGGGAGCCGACATCCAGGAATTCCGCGGCATCACCGAGAAGCAGGCTCGGGTGCTGGTCGAAGACGGTCAGGCCCTGATGAACCGCCTCGCGGACTTGTCCTGTGTGAAGATCGCCGCGATTAACGGCCCCTGTGCCGGCGGCGGCTGGGAACTGGCGCTGGCCTGCGATTACCGCATCGCGGTCGACTCCGCCCGGATCGGTTTGCCCGAAGTCTCGCTGGGCCTGCTTCCCTGCTGGGGTGGCACGGTCCGCATGACGGAGATGTTTGGCAGCTCGCCCGCGAAGAAACTCATTCTCCGCGGCGATCTCATTCCCGCTGGCGAAGCACTGCAGCTGGGTCTGATCGACGATGTCGCCGCCCCCGAAGAGCTTGACGCGACACTCGAGGCACGCATTCAATCACTGTTGTCCCGCAGTCCGTTCGCTCAGCGGGAAGCTGCCCGCGCGATCAGCCGGATTTCCGCCCGGCATCACCAGACACAACTCGGAATGGCCGACGAACTCAACGCATTCCTGAAATGCGTGGCAGCCGGACAGGTCGAAATCGGCGTGCAGGCCTTCCTCGACAAGACTCCACCCCAGTGGGGCTGA
- a CDS encoding ABC transporter ATP-binding protein — protein MQISIQDIHKSFFRGETEVRVLRGLSCGFTTGSFNFIVGPSGSGKSSLLYLIGALDQPTSGEIEIDGRSISSWSKAEANRYRAEDVGFVFQSFNLMSNLSALDNVLIPEMPRGISAEKRKEAEDLLKRVGLADRMSHRPSHLSGGEQQRVAIARALLKKPRLILADEPTGELDSETGREVFSYLRLLAEQNSATVIVVTHDESYMQPQDQIYRIRDGQLLDQTEVESV, from the coding sequence ATGCAGATTTCGATTCAGGACATCCACAAATCGTTTTTCCGCGGCGAGACCGAAGTCCGCGTACTGCGCGGGTTGTCGTGCGGCTTCACGACAGGTTCGTTCAATTTTATCGTGGGTCCCTCCGGCAGCGGCAAGAGCTCACTGCTCTATCTGATTGGAGCCCTGGACCAGCCCACGAGTGGAGAGATCGAAATCGACGGACGTTCGATTTCTTCCTGGTCCAAAGCCGAGGCCAATCGATATCGAGCCGAGGATGTCGGATTCGTCTTCCAGAGTTTCAATCTGATGTCGAACCTGTCCGCTCTCGATAATGTCCTGATTCCGGAAATGCCCAGAGGCATTTCAGCCGAGAAGCGGAAGGAAGCCGAAGACCTGTTAAAACGCGTCGGACTGGCTGACCGAATGTCACATCGCCCCAGCCATCTTTCAGGCGGCGAACAACAGCGTGTCGCCATTGCTCGGGCCCTGCTTAAAAAGCCGCGACTCATCCTGGCCGACGAACCGACCGGCGAACTCGACAGCGAAACCGGCCGCGAGGTCTTCAGCTATCTTCGCCTGCTGGCCGAACAGAACTCCGCCACGGTAATTGTGGTCACTCACGATGAGTCCTACATGCAGCCGCAGGATCAGATCTATCGGATCCGCGACGGACAACTCCTTGATCAAACCGAAGTAGAAAGCGTGTGA
- a CDS encoding sulfotransferase family protein → MSKPVQPERKSVPLSTRLARGFGPGCLAGIRFGDWWKLLAANDFQVDFPYWGKACHITISAGCTTPLAWLEKYFYGPSIESTHVDTPLFIIGSWRSGTTHLHNLMCQDERYSAPDLFETMYPHTFRLARVWWEPILSAMTPRKRFMDNVKMSLREPAEDEMALGILSQKSNSFSWVFPNNANRYDRHLSFEQATEADRDRFKQALQFFVAKVQRAHGRPLILKSPNHTARIKLILELFPDARFLHIRRHPYDVFRSFAHMAQQVIPVWGLQRFDMSRLHEMVIETYRDLYQAYFDQKDLIPEGQFHEVAYEDLTAQPLEELEKIYGELRLGKFDEMRPRFETYLAETKDYRKNRHVDIPAETRRLVHREWDFCFDAWGYERDWTDVEPQMTESTI, encoded by the coding sequence ATGAGTAAACCTGTCCAGCCGGAACGCAAATCGGTTCCATTGTCGACTCGACTCGCCCGAGGTTTTGGCCCGGGCTGCCTTGCCGGAATTCGGTTTGGCGACTGGTGGAAGCTGTTGGCCGCCAATGACTTTCAGGTCGACTTTCCGTACTGGGGAAAGGCCTGTCACATTACGATCAGCGCGGGCTGCACGACGCCGCTCGCCTGGCTGGAGAAGTATTTCTACGGTCCGTCGATTGAGTCCACCCACGTGGACACGCCGCTCTTCATTATTGGCAGCTGGCGAAGCGGGACCACTCATCTGCACAACCTGATGTGCCAGGATGAACGCTACTCGGCTCCCGATCTGTTCGAGACGATGTACCCGCATACGTTTCGACTGGCTCGGGTCTGGTGGGAACCGATTCTGTCTGCAATGACGCCGCGAAAGCGGTTTATGGACAACGTGAAAATGAGTCTTCGCGAACCGGCCGAAGACGAAATGGCCCTCGGGATTCTCTCGCAGAAGTCGAACTCGTTCAGCTGGGTTTTCCCCAACAACGCCAACCGGTACGATCGCCATCTTTCGTTTGAGCAGGCGACGGAAGCTGATCGAGACCGATTTAAGCAGGCACTGCAGTTCTTCGTGGCCAAAGTCCAGCGGGCTCATGGGCGTCCGCTGATTCTGAAATCGCCCAACCACACGGCACGGATCAAACTGATTCTCGAACTGTTTCCTGACGCCCGGTTCCTGCACATCCGCCGGCATCCTTACGACGTCTTCCGCTCGTTTGCCCACATGGCTCAACAGGTGATTCCGGTCTGGGGGCTGCAGCGCTTCGATATGTCGCGGCTGCATGAAATGGTGATCGAAACCTACCGCGATCTGTATCAGGCCTACTTCGATCAGAAGGATCTCATTCCGGAGGGACAGTTCCACGAAGTCGCCTATGAGGACCTGACTGCTCAGCCGCTGGAAGAGCTGGAGAAGATCTATGGCGAATTGCGACTTGGCAAGTTCGATGAGATGCGGCCCCGTTTCGAGACCTATCTGGCGGAGACGAAAGACTACCGGAAGAATCGCCACGTCGACATTCCCGCCGAAACACGCCGGCTCGTCCACCGCGAATGGGACTTCTGCTTCGATGCCTGGGGCTACGAGCGCGACTGGACCGATGTCGAACCGCAGATGACGGAAAGCACGATCTGA
- a CDS encoding acyl-CoA thioesterase, translated as MSVPQSQFVYERRIAFAETDMAGIVHFSNYYRLMEEAEHAYFRSLGLSIMHRRDDGVIVGWPRVNTHCQYLAPARYEDIIQVYVDVERLGVKSITWSMAIYRGETKLAQGRMKTACCLCRADHTLESIPIASPYADKLQESPYLGQSEPVSR; from the coding sequence TTGTCCGTCCCACAATCTCAATTTGTCTACGAACGTCGCATCGCCTTTGCCGAGACCGATATGGCCGGCATCGTGCATTTCTCCAACTACTACCGCCTGATGGAAGAAGCCGAGCACGCCTACTTCCGTTCGCTGGGGTTGAGCATCATGCACCGCCGCGATGACGGCGTGATCGTCGGCTGGCCGCGAGTGAACACACATTGCCAGTACCTGGCCCCGGCTCGCTACGAAGACATCATTCAGGTTTATGTCGATGTCGAACGGCTCGGCGTGAAGTCGATCACCTGGTCGATGGCCATCTATCGCGGCGAGACAAAACTCGCTCAGGGACGGATGAAAACCGCCTGCTGCCTCTGCCGAGCCGATCACACACTCGAATCAATCCCCATCGCGTCGCCCTACGCCGACAAGCTGCAGGAATCTCCGTACCTCGGCCAAAGCGAACCAGTCTCACGCTGA
- a CDS encoding sodium:solute symporter family protein has translation MVEMIVIGIYLSLLLGLGIFSSTLFRGTSKDYMLASHSIGPFLLLMSIFGTTMTAFALVGSSGEAYAEGIGVYGMLASSSGIIHSLCFFLLGVKLWTLGRKYGYTTQIQYFRDRLDSDKIGVLLFPILVGMVIPYLLIGVISSGVVINSVTEGAFANTFAEYDYGLPPWLGALVISIVVLIYVFFGGMRGTAWANAFQTMVFMVLGVVTFSIISAKLGGVQEATKKVMEKNPTKLIRSADPSDIEEYETEFAQWKSLAEYNYATKTANLFTLSQEQTQQAYAEFKPRMPGWQQKAETVFAKKNGMLADLTTAQKNEAYLVQDDRTLPEPRPEWWNEQSLDHETMEQFLRIDGAEERAYKIFEANIGHPQQLLDPDDPSKGLKWTRKKARGVYRATKWAPQYPHSIGYWQFLTYMFVPLSVGMFPHLFQHWLTARSAASFKLPVVAHPLFIAVVWVPCVLVGIWATSATVDGRPMFPPHFPPNAVLATMVKSMTGPLLSGLLTAGILAAIMSSLDSQFLCVGTMFTEDVVVHYGGKNRFSDRQILYLARFFIILVVAVTYFFSLFEQRRVFTLGVWCFSGFSSLFPLVFASLYWKKLTKAGAYACVITAASLWIYLFWMSDFAAISNFTVNFGGDHFMSFTKRGEHIESDVIQTQPVMLMVLGSTLALILVSLVTPKPKPETLVRFFPEKN, from the coding sequence ATGGTTGAGATGATTGTTATCGGGATTTACCTCTCGCTCCTGCTCGGACTGGGGATCTTTTCCAGCACGCTGTTCCGGGGTACGAGTAAGGACTACATGCTGGCCAGTCACTCGATTGGTCCGTTTCTGCTGCTGATGTCGATCTTCGGCACCACGATGACCGCCTTCGCGCTCGTCGGGTCCAGCGGCGAAGCCTACGCCGAAGGGATTGGCGTTTACGGCATGCTCGCATCGTCTTCGGGCATCATCCATTCACTCTGCTTCTTTCTGCTCGGCGTCAAACTGTGGACACTGGGTCGCAAGTATGGCTACACCACGCAGATTCAGTACTTCCGCGATCGACTCGACAGCGACAAGATCGGCGTGCTGTTGTTTCCGATTCTGGTCGGGATGGTCATTCCGTATCTGCTGATTGGCGTCATCTCCTCCGGAGTCGTCATCAACAGCGTGACGGAAGGCGCGTTCGCGAACACCTTCGCCGAGTACGATTATGGCTTGCCGCCGTGGCTGGGAGCTCTGGTCATCTCGATCGTCGTGCTCATCTACGTCTTCTTCGGCGGGATGCGCGGTACGGCCTGGGCCAATGCGTTCCAGACGATGGTCTTCATGGTCCTGGGCGTCGTCACGTTCTCGATCATCTCGGCCAAGCTGGGGGGCGTTCAGGAAGCGACGAAAAAGGTGATGGAGAAGAATCCCACCAAGCTCATTCGCTCGGCTGATCCCTCCGATATCGAAGAGTACGAAACCGAGTTCGCTCAGTGGAAATCGCTGGCCGAATACAACTACGCCACGAAGACCGCGAACCTGTTCACGCTCAGCCAGGAACAGACGCAGCAGGCGTATGCGGAGTTCAAGCCACGAATGCCGGGCTGGCAGCAGAAAGCCGAGACCGTCTTCGCCAAGAAGAACGGGATGCTGGCCGATCTGACAACCGCTCAGAAGAACGAAGCTTACCTTGTTCAGGACGACCGGACATTGCCCGAGCCACGTCCCGAGTGGTGGAACGAGCAATCGCTCGATCACGAGACGATGGAGCAGTTCCTCCGGATCGACGGAGCCGAAGAGCGGGCTTACAAAATCTTCGAAGCCAACATCGGGCATCCCCAACAGCTGCTCGATCCAGACGATCCGAGCAAGGGTCTGAAGTGGACGCGTAAGAAGGCTCGCGGCGTCTATCGCGCGACGAAATGGGCTCCGCAGTATCCGCACAGCATCGGTTACTGGCAGTTCCTCACGTATATGTTCGTGCCGCTGTCGGTCGGAATGTTCCCTCACCTGTTCCAGCACTGGCTGACGGCTCGCAGCGCGGCCAGCTTCAAGCTGCCGGTGGTGGCTCACCCGCTGTTCATCGCCGTGGTCTGGGTTCCGTGTGTGCTGGTTGGAATCTGGGCGACGTCGGCAACGGTCGATGGCCGACCGATGTTCCCACCGCACTTCCCCCCCAACGCCGTGCTCGCCACGATGGTGAAGAGCATGACCGGACCGCTTTTGTCGGGTCTGCTCACGGCTGGAATTCTGGCCGCGATCATGTCCTCGCTGGACAGTCAGTTCCTTTGCGTCGGGACGATGTTCACGGAAGACGTGGTCGTCCATTACGGCGGCAAAAACCGATTCAGCGACCGTCAGATCCTCTATCTGGCAAGGTTCTTTATCATCCTGGTCGTTGCCGTGACGTACTTCTTCAGTCTGTTTGAGCAGCGGCGAGTCTTTACGCTCGGCGTCTGGTGTTTCAGTGGGTTCTCCTCGCTGTTCCCGCTCGTGTTCGCCAGTCTGTACTGGAAGAAGCTGACCAAAGCCGGGGCCTATGCCTGCGTCATCACGGCTGCGTCGCTGTGGATCTATCTGTTCTGGATGTCGGACTTCGCTGCGATTTCGAACTTCACCGTCAACTTCGGCGGCGATCACTTCATGTCGTTCACCAAGCGAGGCGAACACATCGAAAGCGACGTCATCCAGACTCAGCCGGTCATGCTGATGGTGCTTGGTTCGACGCTGGCTCTGATCCTCGTCTCGCTGGTAACGCCGAAACCGAAACCGGAAACGCTCGTTCGATTCTTCCCGGAGAAGAACTAA
- a CDS encoding DUF3311 domain-containing protein produces the protein MKYVVWGLVLLLIVIHQDFWFWNDKTLILGFIPIGLFYHACISVAAAFTWYLATLFCWPEELIEDAPTGPSNGEEVQHG, from the coding sequence ATGAAGTATGTCGTCTGGGGATTGGTCCTGCTGCTGATTGTGATTCACCAGGATTTCTGGTTCTGGAACGACAAGACCCTGATTCTGGGCTTCATTCCGATCGGTCTGTTCTATCACGCCTGCATCTCGGTTGCCGCTGCCTTCACCTGGTATCTGGCGACCCTCTTCTGTTGGCCGGAAGAGCTAATCGAAGACGCCCCGACGGGCCCGAGCAACGGCGAGGAGGTGCAGCATGGTTGA
- a CDS encoding SDR family NAD(P)-dependent oxidoreductase, producing MDLTGKNILVTGGSRGIGRGCALELAKAGANVAVNYHSSSQAAAEVVKEIESLGSQGLALQADVSNQQSVEQMVAQVAEKWGSLDGYVSNAVYSDREKMVDADMEGFRRTIDVSMWGAFYGVRAAAQQMIRQGSGGAITVVSSPHSVIPFPGAMAYNMAKAAIDQMARTAAIELAEHKIRVNIMHPGWIDTPGERKFFSEEELAAGAGNIPWNRLGTPEEIGRAIAFMLSPDADYMTGSTMLMDGGISLPWWAAMRQKVE from the coding sequence ATGGATCTCACAGGCAAGAATATCCTCGTTACTGGTGGGTCCCGTGGTATCGGGCGAGGGTGTGCCCTCGAACTGGCCAAGGCCGGGGCCAACGTCGCGGTGAACTACCATTCGAGTTCCCAGGCCGCTGCCGAAGTGGTCAAAGAGATTGAATCGCTCGGAAGCCAGGGACTCGCCCTTCAGGCTGATGTTTCCAACCAGCAGTCGGTCGAACAAATGGTGGCCCAGGTCGCGGAGAAGTGGGGCTCGCTCGACGGCTACGTGTCCAACGCCGTCTACAGCGATCGCGAGAAGATGGTCGATGCCGACATGGAAGGTTTCCGCCGCACGATCGATGTCAGCATGTGGGGGGCATTTTACGGCGTCCGGGCGGCCGCGCAGCAGATGATTCGGCAAGGGAGTGGAGGCGCGATCACTGTGGTCAGCTCTCCGCATTCGGTCATCCCGTTTCCGGGAGCCATGGCTTATAATATGGCCAAAGCGGCGATCGATCAGATGGCACGGACGGCTGCCATCGAACTGGCCGAGCATAAAATTCGCGTGAACATCATGCACCCCGGCTGGATCGATACGCCAGGCGAACGGAAGTTCTTCTCTGAAGAAGAGCTCGCCGCCGGGGCAGGCAATATTCCCTGGAACAGGCTGGGGACCCCCGAAGAGATTGGGCGGGCGATCGCCTTCATGCTGAGTCCGGATGCCGATTACATGACAGGCTCGACGATGTTGATGGACGGCGGTATCTCGCTGCCGTGGTGGGCCGCGATGCGTCAGAAAGTTGAGTAA
- a CDS encoding FHA domain-containing protein produces the protein MLVADLRIIAGRHEGKVISLTTKKFLVGRGEDCHMRPNNDLVSRHHCVFTLDEYSVRLRDLGSTNGTFVNDEAIRGQVVLKSGDRVRIGKLEFGVTVREAAAVPAGDVPAEPPEPTDLAGETIPEAVESDTGEIAGMETMDEIPVHPQDTQMIAEGDTSFYPQQGHNQGYPGQPLQYAPGTFPPGYGGYPQMPGYPPQMPMGQYPYPQMPGYPQMPGYPPQMPGYPMMPPGYPQQQGGFQYPHNYPGYEGVQEEQEPEDEASENERNQADEIPMKLPDPSETGAREEPKKEEAAENQGQSFAQENPSSKANDIIQQYLRRRPS, from the coding sequence ATGCTCGTAGCGGATCTGCGCATTATCGCTGGCCGTCATGAAGGGAAAGTGATTTCCCTGACGACCAAGAAGTTCCTTGTCGGTCGCGGTGAAGACTGCCACATGCGGCCCAATAACGATCTGGTCAGTCGCCACCACTGCGTGTTCACATTGGACGAATACTCTGTTCGGCTTCGAGATCTCGGCAGCACCAACGGAACTTTCGTCAACGATGAGGCGATTCGCGGTCAGGTCGTTCTGAAGAGCGGAGACCGGGTTCGAATCGGCAAGCTCGAATTTGGCGTGACTGTTCGCGAAGCGGCAGCTGTCCCCGCTGGCGACGTTCCCGCAGAACCGCCGGAACCGACCGATCTGGCTGGAGAAACCATTCCGGAAGCCGTCGAATCCGACACGGGCGAGATTGCCGGAATGGAGACGATGGATGAGATTCCGGTCCACCCTCAGGACACGCAGATGATCGCCGAAGGCGACACCTCGTTCTATCCGCAGCAGGGCCACAACCAGGGATATCCCGGGCAGCCGCTCCAGTATGCTCCGGGGACATTTCCTCCGGGTTATGGTGGCTACCCGCAGATGCCCGGTTACCCGCCGCAGATGCCGATGGGCCAGTACCCGTATCCGCAAATGCCGGGTTACCCTCAGATGCCAGGTTATCCGCCGCAGATGCCCGGCTACCCGATGATGCCGCCGGGGTATCCCCAGCAGCAGGGCGGTTTCCAGTATCCACACAACTATCCTGGATACGAAGGCGTTCAGGAAGAGCAGGAACCGGAAGACGAAGCCTCGGAGAACGAACGTAATCAGGCGGACGAGATCCCGATGAAGCTTCCCGATCCTTCGGAGACTGGTGCTCGCGAAGAGCCTAAGAAGGAAGAAGCCGCGGAGAACCAAGGGCAGTCGTTTGCTCAGGAGAATCCGTCGTCCAAAGCCAACGACATTATCCAGCAGTATCTCCGCCGACGCCCGTCCTGA